GCTCGTTACTTGATTCTTTGTAAGTGTAATAGTTGGCATTTGCTGCCCACGAATATTCTTCCCCTCACCGCGTTCCACAAACAGAAGTTTTCCGCCGTTAGCCTTGGCTATGGCATCATGATCTTTTGCTATGCGGGTAAGCACGTTCATGTCTGATTCATCGAGCTGATCAATATGCGGCAATGCGACTTGCACTAAGCTTGGAGCCACCGCCGCAACCAGACCGTGGTCATTGGCGATGGTGGCTACCAAGTCGCTGATAGTACCAGCGGGAAACGAACGGGACTTTTGCGACTGCAGCGGAGTAAGGCCGAATTTACTTTCATCAAACGGTGCAGCATTGGCAGAAATCGTCAGACTATCTGGTGGAAAGTTTATTGCCACCTCATCTACCACATATTTGCCCATGAGCCGTAAGTTATCCTTGTAGCCCATGTATACTGCCAATTCTGCACCGGCATCCGGCAACGTAAAACCTGCATCACTCAGGGTAATACTCAGCTTGTCAGACTTATATCCGGCCTCATCGGTAATGGTAATTTGGCTATTTTCTCCTTTGAGCAACGCTGAAATATCCTGCCCGTTTGCCTCTACTCGATAATCAAGCGAGTATTCTACCATAGAGTTATACCCTCTTTCGGGCGAGGCTTCGGCAAATCTGGAAGGGCAATGCCAAGTCCTGCCGGAAGCACTGGATCGTACTTAGCTAGCCCTCTGTTTGCTTCCAGTACCTGTTCAAGTGTTCCTTCCTGCCCTTCGTAATACTTGAAAACAACAGCATCCAGCACATCGCCTTGTTTTGTTCTGTACAGTACACTCATATCTTTTCACCAAAAAATTTGAGTTCAAGCGTGAATTCTATTTTCTGCGGAATACCGGCAGGAAGGAAATCACTTCTTTTTTCTTTAATAGACGTAATACACCAATAACCGAGAGCATTTTGATTAACGTCTATTAAGCCACACAAGTCAGTCAACATAAGGGGCGTCCCCTTTTCTGCTTCCCTGCGCATAGCCTCAACCTGCCCAAGTCCTCCCTTGAATGTTGGGAAAATTATTCCCGGAAGGCTTAATGTATCTGCCCCCTTTCCTGTATACTGTAACGCGGGATTTGTCCCTATACGCGCCTGTTCCGTCCAGCCATACGAACTGGAACGGCTGGAGCTTTGATACGCCGCAGTATTGAGAGAAAAGGTATATGCGCCTAGTTTCATCATTGGTTCTGGCATAATGCCTCCGAAAAAGTAGAATTACGCATACGCATGGTCATACAATGCGGCTGAATCATCGTTGAACTTGGCATGCACTACCTCTCCAATCTCATGTGAGTTTTGACCTTCTGCCCCATACACGTTGATAGTCACATTTCGATTATCTGTGATCTGTTTTGATTCAACTGAAGCCGAAGAAGAAAGCGGAACTTTATTCAACGGCACTGGCTGGGTATATACGTTATCAGCAGGACGTACTTTCTGACTTGTTGGGAGACCTTCCGGCAGGGTTCCCTTTGAAACGGCTTGCTGCTGAACTGGCTGTGACTGTGCATAGGCACTACCAACAGAACTCGTTTTTGGACTTTTTGCAGGGATAGAAGGTGCGGTTTTCTTTTCTTTTTCCTCGTCATCCCCACCAACCCCAAAAAATTTTCCTAACGCACCGAGCACACCACCCGACTTGAATGCCTTGCACAACTCATCCCACATAAAAATAAGTCGTCCTACAGCAATCACAGCCAGACCGATAGCTGCGCCAATAGGGTTCGCCATCACGGCAAGTCCCACAGCCCTAATTCCACCAATAAGAGCCGGAAACACACTGGACACAATCGGCGCAATTGCCTGTCCGACAGACCACATGGTTTGCACCATGCTAATACCGGAATACACAAATTTGGCGCCCATAATACCACCAACAATTGCGGCTACATTTCCGAACCCACCAACGGCGTCAGCAACCCATGCAATCATACTGCCTACGTTGCTCAATACGTTAAGCATACCAAAAGCAAACTCGCCTATTTTCGGTAAAGCTTCACCCAAGCCTGCGCCGAAAGCTTTGATATCGTCTCTATGTTCTTCAAACAACGCGGCAATCCTCGGCCCTATCTCCTGAATGTACGGAGCCAACGCGCCACCGATCAGGCCGGAGAACTCGGCAGTCGCATTTGACAAAACACCGCTCACTCTTCCCATAGCCTGCGCGTATACAAGGGATCCTTCACGCCCCTCATCAGACAACACATTAAGCTTATTCTGCTGATCCAAAAGCTCATCTACGCTCTCTTTACGGCTACGAAGGAAGCTGAAAAGCTTGCCAGAATCACCGCCCATAAGGGTATTGGCCGCAGACTGCGCCGCCTGTGCATCGTCCAAATTTTTAATGGCGGAAGCGACGGTTTTAAACTTCTGCTCTGGAGAAAGGTTCTCAAGATCTTTAAACGAAAGTCCAATTGTCTTGAGAGAGTTAGTTACAGCCGAGTTATCCCCGAGTTTTAGAGGTTTTCCGAGGTTGGTGTTCATCTTTTTCATGAGGTCACCAACAGTATTGGCCTTACACCCGGCCTCGTTGGCCAACCCGCCCCATGCCCCGAATGCTTCGCCCGAAACGCCTAACACTTTTGCAAGTCTCACCTGTTCGGCGGTCTGCGCATTAGCCTTGGTTATAACTGAAGCAAAAGCTGATGCCGCGCCCCACACACTCGACGCCATGTGCTTTGCCTGTTGACCGGTTTTGACAAAGGTATCGCCCACGTTCTTCATAGCGGGACTTGACGTTAGCTGCTCCTGCTTTTTTTTAACATCACGAATGGAGTCTCCTATTTTTAAGAAGCCACCCTTTACAATCTGCGTTGCAGACGTAAACGAGGACGCAACAGCGCCCCCGATTTTTATCATTGTACTAACTGCCATCCTGCCTCCTGATCTCATGCACCCACATGGCAAGCTCTTCGCATGTCATATCCATTAGCGCGTTGTATTCCCACCCTGTAAAATGAGAGAGATATAACACGTAATTTCGCGCCACCTCGGGTGTTAGGCTAAAAAACCCTGATATGCCTGTTGCAACTGGTAGTAGTCCGCCACTTCAAGCTCTTCAATTACATCTCTGGACACTTCACAGAGATTAGAAAACAGCACGAGTTCAACATCTGCGTTATCGCTTGCACTCTTTTGCGCGATAATCTGGTCACGCACCTTGGCAGAACGCACGGTTAATTCTTTATATTCATGACCAGCAACGGTAACAGGGTATTTCAATTTAATCTGTTCAGTTCGCATATCTTTTCCTTTCAAAATTTCGTATTAAGAGAAATCGGTGTGATCAGCAGCGCAAGGAAAAGTCAGGGCTAAACGTATCTGCAAATACATGGGCGTCTGACTTTTCCTCGGCACCACCTTTCAACCGTAGGCAACATTAGAGCCGTACGGACACATTGCGACCTACTACTCCGCAATATGCATTATCATTCTGCTACAGTCCGAGGTTAGCGCGGTGCTGAGCAAGCTGATCCACACCGTTAATGATGCGTTTCATGTTCAGCACATCAATTTCGTGCACTTCTTTGCCATTCTGCGTGTATTTGTAGAAACTCAGGTTTACTGTGTACTCGGTTGAAGACTCGCCGCCTTCTGACCACGCACCGGGAGCAATTTTAGTCACTTTGCCTGTCATGTTTACAGTTACGGGAGTAATCGTACCGTCGTAGCTTTCAAGGCTGCCTTTTGCTGTAAGCCGCACGCCACTGTCTTTGTTGACGCCGAACAGATTGAGTGTTTCCACACAATTTTTTGTTGTGGAGAAGGTTACAACAAGCTCTTCCATGCCTTTATCGAGCGAAATCGGTGCATCCATGCCACCGGCACGGAACTGTTCAAGTTTTAAGCTTAATTCAGGCAGTTTTACTTCTTTGAGGTTACCCGCAAAACCATACCCATCAACAAACAGGTTAGCACTTTTCAACACATTTTCTGCTACTGCCATTACTGAAATACCTCCTCAACGTAGCCATTAGTCATACGGCTGCGGAATGTTACACGCTCTGCGGTGTATGCAGGAGTAAAGTCGAAATCAAAGTAGGTATGGCCCTGTTCAATTTCGCTTGCACTGTTAATTTCTGCATCAACCCAGCATTTACCACCAAGAATAGCGCCCTTCTGCTCCATAGTGCGAAGGAACTGGTTTACAGATTCCTGCACCGCTTCAAAATAGATACGCCCTACAGGTCTATCCACTGCCCACATGTGTGCCTGCTGGATAGATTCGTTAATCATATCCGCAATACGACGGGTAGAAAGGAAGGACCAACGAGCATCGCTTGATGTAGTACGGTTACCCCACAGTCTGTAGCCATCTTCACAAATAATGGTGGCAACTTTGTTTTCGTTCAGCACGTTTGCTTCACTTGCAGTATCGCCAAGCTCAAACGGAATAGGTCGCGCAGTGCCGGAAATTCCCAGAATCTCCTGGTTAGAAGGAGACCACCAGAAACCTTTATCCGCGTCAGTTTTGGCAATAAGGCCGGCAACACGCGCGGAAGCAGGTTCATCCTCAAACACGCCATTGCGGTATACAGTTACGAATGGCGCAACAATGTAAACGCGGGCAGAGCCGAACAGTTTGGCATCCTGCATTGCTGCTTCAGAATCTGAACTACAGCCATCTTTAATAGCAATTGCGTTAAGTCTGTCTGCAATAGTTTCCAATTCAGCAGCAACAGGGTTTTTAAGGTAGGTTCCTGCATTGTCAGGATCTTCATAACGCTGATGCGTGAAGCCCGGAGCGAGCAGGAGTTTCGGTTTAACAGCGCACTTGGATTTTGCACCAAGGAATGCATGCACACCCTTCATACCTGTAACGTCAGTACCACCGACAACATTTGTCATAGTGGCTTTTTCGTCTGCACCTTCTGCAACACGTACAACAACCACAAGGCCGTGATGCTGATCAAAAATCGCATCCATTGCATTCGGGAGTGTACCGGCACGATTGCCTGTTGTGTCCAGTTTAGCTGCCTTAAGCGGGCTGCCATAAATCAATACCGGAGTATCAAGCGGAAATTCTGTTTCGTCCGCATCCGGAGCGGTACCGACAATACCGATCACTGAAGAGCGGACTACCTTAACTGGACGGCCACCTTCGTCGATCTCAATAAATTCGACACCATGTAAAAAATCTGTACTCATGTGTTACAATCCTCACTATGTATCTTGGGTTAAACATTCATCTAATTTTATATTGAGCGCTGCGAGTTCTTCCCGCAACGCTTCTGCCTGATCTTCAAGCTCTTCAAGCCGCGCCTCGTCCTCTTCTGTTGCTCTACCTGCAACTTTTGCGCGTAATGGACGCACAGAAGCGAGGTCGTTAGCGGTGAGCAGCTGTTGGATTTCGGTAATACGTTGTTGTGTAAGTTCACATTCTGTTGGCAATGATGGCGGATTTTGCGCATCCCACTCATCAACTTCATAATAACCATCTGGCTTTACTTCCCAAACTTCTGGATTCCCTTCAGGGCTTACATATATAGGCATAATTTTTACCTTAAATATTCTTTGATAACGATAAGTCCATTGCCTCCATGACCAGAGCGAGTTAACGTTGCATGCATATCTCTACCAGCACCGCCACCACCATTGTGACCGTCCAGAATTGTAGGTAATGGCGTCCCCACGGAGTTTACTCCAACACCATTGCCTCCCCAATATGAAGCTCCTCCAGCACCGCCGTAGCCTTCGTTGCTACCAAAATCACCGCCGCCACCATACAAGTTTATATCACCACCACTAGCACCATCCCCCTTACCACCACTGTTAGCCATTACAGGGCGATTACCGCCGTAACCATATTGATATTTAAAACTGCTGTTCCCGCCATTACTCCCTTCTCCAGAAGTCCCAATCCCTCCGGCACCAACTACAATGGTTTCACTACCTCCTAAATCGGAGGCCAAATATGCTTTGATTGATGTACCACCAGCACCGCCACCGCCCGCACCAGTACTAAATAATAGTCCCCCACTTCCTCCACCTCCTGTCACAGTTACTTCGGCTGCGATGAGGTTTGCAGGCTTCGTATATGTTCCGGAGCTAGTAAAAGTTACAATATTTATGGACTGGGTACCGGAAGCAGGTAGCCAACTTTGACCAGCTTCGTTTTTAGTAAGCACCTCTCCAACAGATCCCCCTGTTGGCACGTGCACGGCAGTATCTCCGGTATGTGCCACAATCTTCTTGTACACCGCATTCACAGCTTTCGACGTTGCGATCTTAACTGTACTGGTAGACGTACACGCACTGCTCATTACTGACTTGAGTAATTCCCATACACCTATTGGAGTACAAGCAAGATCACTTGCCGTTTTAGCTGTATGCTCTTCTACTGTTGCAAGACGCACAAAACCTGTTTGTGCTGTGGTTGCAAATCGATGCGCTTCCGGATCTGCATTGTGGTCAAGCACATCCTGCTTGGTTGCCAAAGCTACAGCAGTATCAATGACAAGACTCACATCATCCGCATTCTCAAAATGCAGGGGCAGACGAACCACCAGATCACGCACGGAGCCATTTACGGCAACGGGCTTTTCGGTATCAGGGAAATTGCCGACGCAGAACAGCTTGCCGCTTTCATCCAACAAGCCCACTTCTCGAATAGTGAAGCCGCCTGTATCTGCTGGAATGGCAAATTCAAAAATGAAGGTATTAGGATCGTCAGAATCAACTTTGATTCCAGCAACTTCTCCTCGCCACACTTCGTTAACAAGGGTTGTCATGCCCTTGTTAGGGATAACAGCAAGACCATTCCCATCACCGACAACGGCGTGTGTCAGGGAAAAGCTCTGGCCTTGCGTGGAAGCAAGCCCCAAGGCTTGGAGTCCTGTATCCGTAACTACGGTATAAAAATCAGGCATATTCTCTCCAGATTTATGACAACTCAGCACCACACATCACCACAGTACCAAGCTGTATTTACACTGCTTTTTTCGATAAAATTTCAATCAAACTTAAAACGGGTAGCAACAGTAAGCCCCCACCACACGGAACACTGCCACAAATTTTGTCAACACTGTCAGGGAAAGATAAACGATCATCTGCGACGTCGGTTAGTTCTTCGGCTTTTTCAACCATTGACACTTTTTCAAAAATGACAGCTTTGTGGAGCCCTTCGTTGACGCACTCTGGCCTTCTGGTGATTCCGGCTTGGCAAATCTTGCGCCTTCTGGAATCTGCCCTTCAACTGCCGTTATTTCGTGTTCAGAACCGTCCGGCATGTAGTATTTTGTTCCACGCATATCCTGCACATAATCCCACGCTTCACCGTTCCACTTAGGATAGAACCCTTCGCGTTGTTCCGGAGCTTCACGAGTTGCATTCAACGGTGGAAAATTGTCAGGATTCGCATAGCCGGAATACGAGTAGTACCCGTGTTCATTAAAATAATGATTTTGCATAATCACACTCCAAGTGGCGGAAGATAGATTGCAGGGATGAAGCCATAGTTTTTTGGGCGATTTTCGTGAGAGGTTGGAACGATGCGTGATACGTCCAAGCCCAAACCGCTTCTCAAGATAGTACTAGTGCCAGTTGCACCAGATAAACTTTCTCCTGTCGCAAAAAGTGCTCCATTTTCATAGTCATTTTTTGTTTCGCCATGCTGCATCAGCATTTGACCTGTTATGTTACGTATTGCATCTCCCTGCGTACTACCAACAGACCGACTCCCCCCATCAACAAAGCGTGGAAAATACCCGTCTCCATTTTCATCAAAGACATTCGGCATAAACACATGTGTTTCATTTTCGATTACACGATGCGCTGCCTTGTATGCTGCACTCATAGAGAGCAGCGTCTTACCTGCATCTGAAGTTTTAAGCAGCCCTTCACCGTTCGGTACATAGTGGTGTGGTGGCAGCTCGTCTGGAGGAAAAGGAACCGGATAAATGTGTCCGGCTGGCATAGTCCAACAGGCATCAATGATACGCTGAGTCAATGCATCCATCCCATTCTTCACGTCCTGCTTAGTGGCAATTGCCACAGCGGTATCAATGACAAGACTCACATCATCCGCATTCTCAAAATGCAGGGGCAGACGAACCACCAGATCACGTACAGAGCCATTGACGGCAACAGGCTTACCTGTCTCTGGGAAATTGCCGATGCAGAACAGCTTGCCGCTTTCATCCAGCAAACCGACTTCTCGAATCGTAAAGCCGCCAACATCTGCTGGAATGGCAAATTCAAAAGTGAAGGTGTTAGAATCGTCCGAATCAACTTTGACTCCAGCAACCTCTCCGCGCCATACTTCGTTAACCAGAGCTGTCATGCCTTTGTTTGGAATAACGGCAAGACCGTTCCCGTCACCGACAACGGCATGCGTCAGGGAAAAGCTCTGGCCTTGCGCGGAAGCAAGCCCCAAGGCTTGAAGTCCTGTATCCGTAACTACGGTATAAAAATCAGGCATATTCTCTCCAGATTTATGACAACACAGCATCTTTCTTCATTACAGCACCCTGTTGTCTCACTCTGCTTTTTCAAATTTTACGTTGGCCACACTAAAAACTGTTCGTTATTACACCGCAAAAAACGGTACCAAATGCTATTCATTAACTACGTAACGCTGTCGGGTTAAGAGAAACTATCCTCTGCGGCTTCGGTTAGTTCTTCCCCATGCGCAGCCAATTGCACTTTTTCAAGAACGACTGCTTTGTGGAACTCTGCTCTGGTTGACTCTGGTCTTCAGAAGATTCAGGATTGGTCAATGCTACGAGTTCTGACCGCAACGCTTGTGCCTGTGTTTCAAGCTCAACAAGACGAGCTTTATCCGCGTCTGTTGCTGTACCTGCTGCTTTTGCGCGTAATGGACGTACAGAAGCAGAGTCATTTGCGGTGAGCAGCTGTTGGATTTCGATAATGCGTTGTTGTGTGAGCTCCTGCTCTGTTGGTTCAGGTAGAGCCGGTGGTTCCACGGCAATAGGATGGCCGTTTTCATCTAGCTGAATAACCTTTCCTTGTTCCAATGCTCTTACAAGAGCAGAATGTTCCTCTAATGTAATAGGAACAGCTCGCTGCGGAATCTCTTGATGCACTGTAGAAAGGTAAAAACCACCAGATTCAGGGTCATAATATCTCTTCATTTTATTTACCTATTGCATTCCAATATATGTTACGACCATTAGCTAAATGCGATAGAACATTAAGAATAGCTTCGAAGCCAGTTAACTTGGGTACAGCCACACTAACAATTGCAGTATCATATCGATACATTCCGTTTATGACATCCAAGTCATACGAGTTAACTCCTACACCATAAGTGATTGTTATTGAGCTATAGTCTGTAAAAGCAACTGGAAATACTTGGTCAATATTATGGTATGAAGCATTTACAAGATTGACGGTGCACCAACGTTGTTCAATAAATCCGTCAGGACGCCGCCAAGCTTTCCCCGGAACCAACTCCACCCACTCGGAACGATCAACCTTGTTTCCATTAATTGCCGCCACCTGCTGCGCAAGAGCCTGCATATCAATCTGTCCAGCATTAATGGCCACATCAAATGCTTTGATGCACGGAAGAACATAGGAGGTCTTCGGGCGGTTTTCTTCGGCGGTTGGGACGACACGAGAAGCTCTAAAGTCAACATCACCAATCTGGTTTCCTGAACCAGCGGAAGGAGTTGAACTGACAACAGTACTAACAAATGCACCGTCTGTTGTAGTTAGTACACCTGATATTCGACCGACTGTGCCTGTGATCTCACGAATCGCATCCCCAGCCCAATCACCAGCCGCCTTGTCTCCATGAGCCGCCGCAAAGTATTTGGTATAGCAAGGCAAAATGAAGTAGTCCCCGCCGTCCCAACAGTACTTACCGCAAGAGCCATCTTGTACTGCGGCCTCAGCATCCCACGCGGCTTCATCTGTAAGGTACGTCCCACACTTCTTCATCCATTCGAAAAGCTGCGGAGCTAAACTGCAAAGTATCTTCTGCTTCACGTTGACAGGAATTGTACCGGGCAAGGCTTCTCCAGTTGTAGAGAAGCAAAGTTCACCAACAGGAACACCTGCAACGGCCCCCCATGCTATACTCCCATCTTCCTGCTTTATAAGCACCTGCCCCGCCTCACCTACATCAAGCGGCAATCCGTGGGGAGCCGTGTCGCCCAAGTGTGTTGTGATCTTCTTGTACACCTCGTTCACAGCCATTGACGTTGCAACCTTGACTGTACTGGTAGACGTACACGCACTGCTCATTACAGACTTAAGTAATTCCCATACGCCTATTGGAGTACAAGCAAGATCACTTGCAGTTTTAGCTACATGCTCTTCATCTGTTGCAAGACGCACAAAGCCTGTTTGTGCTGTTGTCGCAAGTCTGTGCGCTAACGGATCTGCATTATGATCAAGCACGTCCTGCTTTGTTGCCAACGCAACTGCTGTATCAATGACTAGATTCACTTCATCCGCATTTTCAAAATGCAGAGGCAGACGAACTACCAGATCACGCACGGAGCCATTGACGGCAACGGGCTTTTCCGTATCCGGAAAATTGCCGATGCAAAACAGATTGCCGCTTTCATCCAACAAACCGACTTCTCGAATCGTAAAGCCGCCTGTATCTGCTGGAATGGCAAATTCAAAAATAAAGGTATTAGGATCGTCAGAATCAACTTTGATTCCTGCAACCTCTCCGCGCCATACTTCGTTAACCAGAGCTGTCATGCCTTTGTTTGGAATAACGGCAAGACCGTTCCCGTCACCGACAACGGCGTGTGTCAGGGAAAAACTCTGGCCTTGCGTGGAAGCAAGCCCCAAGGCTTGAAGTCCTGTATCAGTAACTACGGTGTAAAAATCAGGCATAATAATTCCTAGTTAGCTTTAATGCGCCCTAATTCATAAATGGTCACAAACTCACCGCAGAATACAGCACTGGATACAAGCGGCTTTTGCGTCAACGCTGCTGGTGTGAGCGCAATTTTCCCAAGATGGGAGCGACAGTTCTTCGCCGCATTCACAACTCGTTCAACTTCTTGATAGGTTGCTTCTTCCGCTTTGTATCCCGCGGGAAGCTGTACCTCTAAGTCATAGGTTGCGGGTGCGCCCTTCGGTTCTGTTTCCCACCATTGAATTGCACGCACCGCAATGCCCAGCGCGCCTAAAGCTTCTTCAACGGCTCCGCATGTGCCTTTCTTTTTATGTACACTAATAGAACGGGCTGTTATCTGCCGTTTCTGCTCATCGCTCCACTCCTCGTTCCACTCATCCACAGAGCGCTCGTAGGCCAGCCATGGAAGCGTGGCCATAGGGCTTTGGGATGGATTACGAATCCTGTCGATAAGCACAGGCAGGGAAAACGAACGGGCACACGTTTTTTCAAGAGCGCGTTCATACTTGGTGGCATTCGATGGAAGCAACGACATTAGACCGCCACCAGTTCACTATGCAGTGTAATATTGGTGCAGAATGCGGCCTCATGATTGTCATTCATGATGTCTCCTGCCGGTTGCGTAATTTCCACACGGTGCACACCTGCAATATGCAGAGCTGCATCGATGCCGGATCGGGCTACGCACATGCCGAGAGCGTGGCTCTTAGCAACGTAGGTTTCCAGATTCTTCCGAGCCTCAACAAGAACAGACTCAGCAGACGGCCCGGGCATGAAATACAGAGTGGCATCTATCTGGTATTCTTTCACTGTCGCCGGTTTAATCTGCAAATAATCAGTAAACGGGCGAACATCGCCGTTAAAGACATCCTCCACAGAATCAAGCAATGCCTGATCCGGTACGCCGTTTCCTTTTTTAGAAAGGATGTACAAGTCTACTTCGACCGGAGCGGGAGACGCCGGATACGCATCCTTTACGCCCACAACAGACATCGCATGAAAAATATACGCTCCTTCAGGCCCCGCGGTGCTGAATCCTTCCGGCGCAAGCACAACACGTTTTCTGAAGTCGGCATCAGATTCATATGTTGGTGGCACAGGCGGATATGCCTTAGGATCACCCGCATTCAACATCTTGCGTTTCAACGGAACACCAGCGGCAAGATGGTCTAAATCCTCAGCTTCAGCGTACGCAACAAGCACAGCCTTAACCGCCTCATTAATTCGCTGGCGCAGCAGTAATTCACGATACGCATTTGCCTCAAAAATCTTGTACGCAGGGTCAGATGACAACGGTGCCGTAAAATCAGGATCAAGCTCTGCATGATAAGCAAGCATCTCCTGTAAGATCTGCTCCACGCTCAGATCTTCAATAATTTTAGGCGGTGCAAGGGTCGAAAGATCGATTGCGTTAAATACACTCATTTTACTTCTACCCCCTCAAGCGTAATCTGCTTGCCGTCCGGCAGGTATTCACCCACCAGATCAAGCACAACAACGCCTTCACGAGTTGACGCAATGCGTACACTCGTAAGTTTAAAGCGCGGCTCCCAGCGGTTTAACGCTTCCGCTGTGGCTGCATAAAATTCAAGAGAAGTTTCGGCGTTAACCGGTGCATCAATCAGGGCTGGCAACCGCGAACCATACTCACGGTTTAAAACGCGAGTACCAATTCGGGTTGACAGAATGTCGGCAATAGACTGCCGCAAATGTGCTATTCCGGAGAGTCTCGCTCCGGTGTCTTTATTGATACCTTTCATGCGGCCAATCTAGCAGCACGAGGTGGGTGGTTCCAGTGCGGTTTGAAACTATTTTAAAAGGTTAGGCTTCCTGCAATCCGCAACAGGAAGCCTTTTGAAGATGGCGGATACGCTACTAGCCGGGAGACTGAGTTCTCCCCTCCCTGCAACTATGCGTATGGCTATTCAACGACACGTGCGCTTTAACATCGCTATCAGTTGTAATATCGCCTGTAGTATGGAGAGTACCTTTAAAGGAAGCATTACCGCCGTTGCTGCCGCCACCTTGAGATAGAGATCCGTTAATTATAGTTTGACCGTTCAGGGTAATCGTCGGTGCAGTAATAGTTGCACTTGTTCCTGCATCTACAGAGACAGCCGCCCCTGCTTTTGCTGAAATATCCTTTTGGGCCTCTGCCTGAATATTGCCTGTCGCAAGCACGTTCACATCACCTTTAATATCCGCAGTCAGCACATGCGCTGCCCTGTCGTACGAGATTACAGAACCGTCCTTGTAGACGGTTTTCTGGATCTCGGAACTGTGCTCCGGTGCAGGAAATTTTGTTTGATTCAGGACACCGACAATAACACCCAATGCTTGCCCCGGAGGGGTGATGACAAAGACCTGC
This sequence is a window from Halodesulfovibrio aestuarii DSM 17919 = ATCC 29578. Protein-coding genes within it:
- a CDS encoding baseplate assembly protein encodes the protein MSVFNAIDLSTLAPPKIIEDLSVEQILQEMLAYHAELDPDFTAPLSSDPAYKIFEANAYRELLLRQRINEAVKAVLVAYAEAEDLDHLAAGVPLKRKMLNAGDPKAYPPVPPTYESDADFRKRVVLAPEGFSTAGPEGAYIFHAMSVVGVKDAYPASPAPVEVDLYILSKKGNGVPDQALLDSVEDVFNGDVRPFTDYLQIKPATVKEYQIDATLYFMPGPSAESVLVEARKNLETYVAKSHALGMCVARSGIDAALHIAGVHRVEITQPAGDIMNDNHEAAFCTNITLHSELVAV
- a CDS encoding phage baseplate assembly protein V is translated as MSFQLAELQRQFNTLVRIGTVHSVNYQNNTARVAFGTVVTDYLPWLTTRAAGNRTYDSLEVDEQVFVITPPGQALGVIVGVLNQTKFPAPEHSSEIQKTVYKDGSVISYDRAAHVLTADIKGDVNVLATGNIQAEAQKDISAKAGAAVSVDAGTSATITAPTITLNGQTIINGSLSQGGGSNGGNASFKGTLHTTGDITTDSDVKAHVSLNSHTHSCREGRTQSPG
- a CDS encoding tail fiber assembly protein, giving the protein MKRYYDPESGGFYLSTVHQEIPQRAVPITLEEHSALVRALEQGKVIQLDENGHPIAVEPPALPEPTEQELTQQRIIEIQQLLTANDSASVRPLRAKAAGTATDADKARLVELETQAQALRSELVALTNPESSEDQSQPEQSSTKQSFLKKCNWLRMGKN
- a CDS encoding GPW/gp25 family protein gives rise to the protein MKGINKDTGARLSGIAHLRQSIADILSTRIGTRVLNREYGSRLPALIDAPVNAETSLEFYAATAEALNRWEPRFKLTSVRIASTREGVVVLDLVGEYLPDGKQITLEGVEVK
- a CDS encoding phage tail protein gives rise to the protein MPDFYTVVTDTGLQALGLASTQGQSFSLTHAVVGDGNGLAVIPNKGMTALVNEVWRGEVAGIKVDSDDPNTFIFEFAIPADTGGFTIREVGLLDESGNLFCIGNFPDTEKPVAVNGSVRDLVVRLPLHFENADEVNLVIDTAVALATKQDVLDHNADPLAHRLATTAQTGFVRLATDEEHVAKTASDLACTPIGVWELLKSVMSSACTSTSTVKVATSMAVNEVYKKITTHLGDTAPHGLPLDVGEAGQVLIKQEDGSIAWGAVAGVPVGELCFSTTGEALPGTIPVNVKQKILCSLAPQLFEWMKKCGTYLTDEAAWDAEAAVQDGSCGKYCWDGGDYFILPCYTKYFAAAHGDKAAGDWAGDAIREITGTVGRISGVLTTTDGAFVSTVVSSTPSAGSGNQIGDVDFRASRVVPTAEENRPKTSYVLPCIKAFDVAINAGQIDMQALAQQVAAINGNKVDRSEWVELVPGKAWRRPDGFIEQRWCTVNLVNASYHNIDQVFPVAFTDYSSITITYGVGVNSYDLDVINGMYRYDTAIVSVAVPKLTGFEAILNVLSHLANGRNIYWNAIGK
- a CDS encoding phage tail protein I, encoding MSLLPSNATKYERALEKTCARSFSLPVLIDRIRNPSQSPMATLPWLAYERSVDEWNEEWSDEQKRQITARSISVHKKKGTCGAVEEALGALGIAVRAIQWWETEPKGAPATYDLEVQLPAGYKAEEATYQEVERVVNAAKNCRSHLGKIALTPAALTQKPLVSSAVFCGEFVTIYELGRIKAN
- a CDS encoding phage tail protein, with the protein product MPDFYTVVTDTGLQALGLASAQGQSFSLTHAVVGDGNGLAVIPNKGMTALVNEVWRGEVAGVKVDSDDSNTFTFEFAIPADVGGFTIREVGLLDESGKLFCIGNFPETGKPVAVNGSVRDLVVRLPLHFENADDVSLVIDTAVAIATKQDVKNGMDALTQRIIDACWTMPAGHIYPVPFPPDELPPHHYVPNGEGLLKTSDAGKTLLSMSAAYKAAHRVIENETHVFMPNVFDENGDGYFPRFVDGGSRSVGSTQGDAIRNITGQMLMQHGETKNDYENGALFATGESLSGATGTSTILRSGLGLDVSRIVPTSHENRPKNYGFIPAIYLPPLGV